In Nitrospira sp., one genomic interval encodes:
- the nadD gene encoding nicotinate (nicotinamide) nucleotide adenylyltransferase, with product MRLGLLGGSFNPIHWCHLSIAQATREVLDLDQILFIPAGAPPHKQPGSLAPAAHRYEMVRLAIQDVPHFGLSDLEIRREGKSYSIDTIRAIQRHYGADTALFFIIGLDAFLDLPSWKEAQTLLETCHFVVISRPSTAFCSLAAIPLFRSIPEALLRDLDAGIRDRADVPIPDGHTLTFLRLPPCDISASEIRRRLQAGESLANLLPTPVESYILREGLYREAGDRTRSKG from the coding sequence ATGCGTCTGGGACTCTTGGGCGGTAGCTTCAATCCAATCCATTGGTGTCACCTTTCCATTGCGCAAGCCACCCGAGAGGTGCTCGACCTGGACCAGATCCTCTTCATCCCCGCCGGTGCCCCCCCGCACAAGCAACCCGGTTCTCTTGCCCCCGCCGCCCACCGGTACGAAATGGTCCGTTTGGCCATTCAGGACGTTCCCCATTTTGGACTGAGTGATCTCGAAATCCGGCGCGAAGGCAAATCCTACTCGATCGATACCATTCGAGCCATCCAGCGCCACTATGGAGCCGATACCGCGCTGTTTTTCATCATCGGACTCGATGCCTTCTTGGATCTGCCCTCGTGGAAAGAAGCTCAGACGCTGCTCGAAACCTGTCACTTTGTAGTCATCTCACGCCCCTCCACCGCCTTTTGCAGCTTAGCCGCTATCCCGCTGTTTCGGAGCATCCCGGAAGCGCTGCTACGCGACCTCGACGCCGGCATCCGAGACCGGGCCGACGTCCCCATTCCCGATGGGCACACGCTCACCTTTCTCCGCCTCCCTCCCTGCGACATCTCCGCGTCCGAGATCAGACGACGCCTACAAGCGGGAGAGTCGCTGGCAAATTTGTTGCCCACCCCTGTCGAATCCTATATACTTCGCGAGGGTTTATACAGGGAGGCCGGCGATCGCACTCGAAGCAAAGGCTAA
- the rsfS gene encoding ribosome silencing factor — MALEAKAKALAIASAILDKKATDVLILHIAKLTSVADYLVIGSGESERQARAIADHVSDLLTEQGEAPLSVEGASRAQWIVMDFGDVVVHVFQKDIREHYALERLWGDAGQVRLPEERVVKPPRARRTATRPARTRKRV; from the coding sequence ATCGCACTCGAAGCAAAGGCTAAGGCTCTCGCAATCGCGAGCGCCATCTTGGACAAGAAAGCCACCGATGTTCTCATCCTGCATATCGCCAAACTGACCTCTGTCGCCGACTACTTGGTCATCGGGTCCGGAGAGTCAGAACGTCAAGCTCGGGCTATCGCCGACCACGTGAGCGACCTGTTGACCGAGCAAGGCGAGGCCCCCCTCAGTGTGGAAGGCGCATCACGAGCCCAATGGATCGTGATGGACTTCGGTGACGTCGTGGTACATGTCTTTCAAAAGGACATTCGTGAACATTACGCCCTCGAACGGCTATGGGGCGATGCCGGACAGGTCCGATTGCCGGAGGAGCGCGTCGTAAAGCCTCCCCGCGCCCGGCGGACTGCCACTCGTCCGGCTCGTACCAGGAAACGGGTCTAG